A single Thunnus thynnus chromosome 6, fThuThy2.1, whole genome shotgun sequence DNA region contains:
- the pgd gene encoding 6-phosphogluconate dehydrogenase, decarboxylating, with the protein MAKADIALIGLAVMGQNLIMNMNDHGFVVCAFNRTVSKVHDFLNNEAKGSKVIGAESLEDMVSKLKKPRRIILLVKAGQAVDDFIDKLVPLLEAGDIIIDGGNSEYRDTTRRCKSLKEKGLLFVGSGVSGGEEGARYGPSLMPGGHKEAWPHIKDIFQSIAAKVGTGEPCCDWVGDEGAGHFVKMVHNGIEYGDMQLICEAYHLMKDVLGMDHDEMAQVFNNWNKTELDSFLIEITANILKYKDSDGKHLLPKIRDSAGQKGTGKWTAISALEYGTPVTLIGEAVFARCLSSLKDERVEASRSLSGPQGVKFSGDKAAFLEDIRKALYASKIISYAQGFMLLREAAIEFGWTLNYGAIALMWRGGCIIRSVFLGKIKEAFDRDAKLQNLLLDSFFSNAVQDCQESWRRTVSTGVQHGIPMPCFTTALSFYDGYRHDKLPANLLQAQRDYFGAHTYELLSNPGKFIHTNWTGHGGNVSSSSYNA; encoded by the exons ATGGCTAA AGCAGACATTGCGCTGATTGGTTTGGCTGTCATGGGCCAGAACCTCATCATGAACATGAACGACCATGGCTTTGTG GTCTGTGCCTTCAACCGCACCGTGTCCAAGGTGCATGACTTCCTGAACAACGAGGCAAAGGGCTCCAAAGTCATTGGAGCCGAGTCTCTTGAGGACATGGTGTCCAAGCTGAAGAAGCCCAGGAGGATCATCCTGCTGGTCAAGGCTGGACAGGCTGTGGACGACTTCATCGACAAGCTG gTTCCTCTTCTCGAGGCCGGGGATATCATCATCGATGGTGGCAACTCTGAATACAGAGACACAACA CGGCGGTGTAAGAGTCTGAAAGAGAAGGGCTTGCTGTTTGTTGGCAGTGGAGTCAGTGGTGGAGAGGAAGGGGCACGTTATGGACCCTCACTCATGCCAGGAGGACATAAAGAGGCCTG GCCACACATAAAAGACATTTTCCAGAGCATCGCTGCCAAGGTTGGAACAGGAGAACCATGTTGTGACTGG GTCGGAGATGAGGGTGCAggtcattttgtaaaaatggTCCATAATGGCATCGAGTACGGCGACATGCAGCTAATTTGTGAGGCCTATCACCTGATGAAGGATGTTCTGGGTATGGACCATGATGAGATGGCACAG GTTTTCAACAACTGGAACAAGACAGAACTGGACTCTTTCCTGATCGAGATCACGGCcaacatcttaaaatacaaGGACTCTGATGGTAAACATCTGCTGCCCAAGATCCGTGACAGCGCCGGACAGAAAGGCACAGGGAAGTGGACGGCCATTTCAGCCCTGGAGTACGGCACACCTGTCACTCTGATCG GGGAGGCTGTCTTTGCCAGATGCCTGTCCTCTCTAAAGGATGAGAGAGTGGAGGCCAGCCGCAGCCTCTCAGGGCCACAGGGGGTCAAATTCAGTGGTGACAAGGCTGCCTTCCTGGAGGACATCAGAAAG GCCCTCTACGCCTCCAAGATCATTTCCTACGCTCAGGGCTTCATGCTGCTGCGAGAGGCAGCCATCGAGTTCGGCTGGACCCTCAACTACGGCGCTATCGCACTGATGTGGAGAGGAGGCTGCATCATCCGAAG TGTCTTCCTGGGTAAAATCAAAGAGGCATTTGACAGAGACGCTAAGCTGCAGAACTTGCTGCTGGACTCTTTCTTCAGTAATGCTGTGCAGGACTGTCAG GAGTCGTGGCGCAGAACAGTCAGCACTGGAGTTCAGCACGGTATCCCCATGCCCTGTTTCACCACAGCTCTGTCCTTCTATGACGGTTACAGACATGACAAGCTGCCAGCCAACCTCCTCCAG gcTCAGAGAGATTACTTTGGAGCCCACACATATGAACTGCTGTCAAACCCGGGTAAATTCATCCACACCAACTGGACAGGCCACGGTGgaaatgtttcttcttcatcCTACAATGCTTAA